The Ignicoccus islandicus DSM 13165 sequence AGCGGCCTTTCTCATTAGAGGGACCCAATCCGGATCGGTCATCTTAGTTACTAGAACGTCCCCCTCATTGAACTTGTCGGCGTCCTTCTTAGGGTCACTTAAAACCTTCGCAACGCCTATTCCAATGCCGGGCGAAGCGGGGAGACCTCTAACTAATACCTCGGCCTCCACGTGCTCCACCTCTTCCTCTTCCGAAGGCCTTACCTTTACCTCTTCCCTAGCGCTCCAGACAGTCTCTGGTCTCGCTTGAAGTAAGAACACGTTCTTGGGGAATTCCATGTCAGCGTCGAGAGCCCATTCGATGTCCATGGGCCTCTTGTAGTGATCCTCTACTTTGATGCCCATTTGCGCCAATGCGAAGATTTCCCTATCTTCCAAAGAGGGCTTCTCAGCGAGCTCCGGAGGCAAGGGTTCCTCATAGGTACCTCCTTTTTCCCAATCGAACCTAATTGCTATTTCCTTCTTGGAAATATGCTTCTCTATAATTGCTTCCTTTAGGACGTTCTCGTCCACTTGAGTGGGGTCCACGTCTAGGTATTTCCTTACTACTTCCTTATTTACAACGAAGGTATCCGGCGTAACCTTACCGCCAACTACGGCCTCGCCTAGGCCCCAAGCGCTTTCTATTACTATCTTGCTTCTATCACCGTTCCTCACGTCTAGGGTGAACATTACACCAGCGCTCCTAGCGTTCACCATCTTTTGGACTACAGTGGCCATAGCAACGTTCTCGTGAGGTATCCCTTTGCTTATCCTGTAGGCTATCGCTCTTGCATTAAATAGAGAAGCCCAACACTTCTTAACGTGTTCCACAACCGAGTCTTCACCAACAACGTTGAGGTAAGTGTCTTGTTGTCCAGCAAATGACGCGTCGGGCAGGTCTTCAGCGGTTGCGGAAGATCTCACCGCTACCCTCAAGTTATTTACGTCCACTCCCACCTTCGCTGCGAGTTCTCTGTAGGCGTTCCTTATCGCTTCCTCTATGTCTTTGGGCATGGGCGTTTCCAATATCAATTTCTTTATCTCTTCCGCCTTTGCCTCTAGTTCCTTAACGTTACTGGCGTCTATGTCCTTCAACATATCGTTTATCTTGTCCAGTAATCCAGTTTCCTTAATGAACCTCCTATAAGCAGTAGAAGAGACTACGAAACCTGGAGGAACTGGTATACCCGCCCTAACTAGCTCACCTAGGTTCGCTCCCTTTCCTCCAGCTAGGTTGATGTCTTCCTTCCCTATTTCTTCGAACCACAATATTACCTTGTTCAACTTATCTTGAGACATAAGGAGGCCCCAAGGGGCGTATCTGTAAGTTGAGCTATAAGGTTTATGCATGCCAATACAACATATACCATATGTTCAGCTATTCCTCAAATGTACCATACTCTTCCACAGTGAGTATGATGAGAGCACGTTCATAAGGGCAGAGAAAGCGAACACCCAACCTCCTCCAAGACCTATTCCCTCGAGGTAAGTATATAGGAATGACCCTACTAGGGGCCCTATCGCGTTGCCTAGACCGAACATCGTTTGCCTGAAACCGAAGTGCTTCACGGAGGCCCCCATTTCGCCTTGAGCTGCTTTGGATATCGATACCGAAGTTGAAGCGCCTAACCTACTGAGCATCAACAAGAGCACCAGTGCAACGTAATCCCTAGTGAAGCCTATCAGGGAGGTGCTTATTGCTTGTATGAACTTAAGTTGAGAACTGAGGAGGAGCTTCTTCTCAATGCTTAAGAAGTCGGTCTTCCTGGCTATTAGGTATGAGACGAATAGAACCGTGTAACCCGGAATTGCCATTGCAATTGAATACATTTTGGGAGATGCCGTAACGTATTGGATAATGTAAGTAGGTAAGACGGAAACCCTCATTCCGAGGGCTATACCGCTGAAGAGGGCACTTAGGTAGAGGTATTTCATGGCGCTCGAAGTCGAACCCCTACCTTTATAGACGTTTAAATTGACGAGCAGAGGTAAGCTAGCAAGCGCTATCAGAGCTGAAACGCCGAATGGGATCCTAACGCTAGCTGGATGCGTTGGTAATATTAGGAACCCTCCCATTAAGTTTCCGGTAGAGAACCCCAAGTTCGAAAACAAGTTCAGTAAAGCTAAGTTCGAGGACTTCCTATCACTTTTCGCTATACTGTACTCTATGTGGGGCCAGATGAGCCCTAGCGAGGAACCTTGGAGTATCCTAAAGATTAGTAACTGGGGAACGCTCGTTGAGAACGCCATGCCAATTAGCGATATCAATAACGTTAGAGACGCTATAGATGGCCTCGAGAGGTGCGAAAGGGAAGAAGCAACCGTTCTACTAAGCATGAATGCAGTCGATAGAGCCCCTAAGTCAATAGCGACCAATTGCGCGGGCAACGTTTTGGAAGGGGCTAGGATTCCCTTTAGGTATAACAACATGTAGGGCAAACTAACTGAGACGACGGACGAGCTTAGCGATAGCGCGAACGCTAATGCTATTCCCTTCCATTGGTTCATCAGTCATCAATTGCGCTGGTATACCTCACAGTTAATTAGATGCGATAGTGCGATTAGAGCGAGGTTTTGAAAAGAAGGTCTTCGATAATCTAGTTATTGAGTAAAAGAGGAGTTAGGTGAAGACCACTTTCCTAACTTTCTTGTATGCAGCTACTTTGCTGTTTACGAAGTTCATTATCTCTTCTTCGCTCACCTTACCTTTGCATTCTTCCTTTAGTTTGACCTTCGCAACCGGTATTTGGCCGACGTCGCCGGCCGGTTCTCCCTCTACCGTGACTTCCTCTACACACGGGTGTTTCTGGAGTATTAACTCTAGATCCCTAGGGAATATGGGATAACCTTTGTATTTCAACATCCTCTTTCTAACTCCTTTGAAGTAATAGAATCCTTCCGAGTCTCTCGAGAGTATATCTCCGGTCCTCAACCACTTCTTTCCATCTACCACAACGAAGGCCTTCTCGTTCTCTTGAGGATCGGGATAACCCTTCATTACTTGCGGTCCTCTCACTAATAACTCTCCTTGATCCTCAACTTTCTGCAACGTATCCGGATCTACTAGCAACGCCTCTACGCCGGGCAAGGGGAACCCCAAGCTCCCAATCTTGTGCTTCTGCGGAGTGGTGGCGAATATCTGAGGAGCTTCGGTCATTCCATATACTTGAAGGAGAGGCTTCCCAGTAAGCTCCTCCCACTTCTGCTGGTCTTGGGGCGGTAGGTAAGCGCCGCCGCTCATTGACCA is a genomic window containing:
- the ppsA gene encoding phosphoenolpyruvate synthase; translated protein: MSQDKLNKVILWFEEIGKEDINLAGGKGANLGELVRAGIPVPPGFVVSSTAYRRFIKETGLLDKINDMLKDIDASNVKELEAKAEEIKKLILETPMPKDIEEAIRNAYRELAAKVGVDVNNLRVAVRSSATAEDLPDASFAGQQDTYLNVVGEDSVVEHVKKCWASLFNARAIAYRISKGIPHENVAMATVVQKMVNARSAGVMFTLDVRNGDRSKIVIESAWGLGEAVVGGKVTPDTFVVNKEVVRKYLDVDPTQVDENVLKEAIIEKHISKKEIAIRFDWEKGGTYEEPLPPELAEKPSLEDREIFALAQMGIKVEDHYKRPMDIEWALDADMEFPKNVFLLQARPETVWSAREEVKVRPSEEEEVEHVEAEVLVRGLPASPGIGIGVAKVLSDPKKDADKFNEGDVLVTKMTDPDWVPLMRKAAAIVTDEGGMTSHAAIVSRELGIPAVVGTKEATKKIKSGMTVTVDGYRGVVYKGKVRIGEEKKEEVTGGTGIGIPSEELRYLFPATGTKIYMNLGEPNAIDRYKDLPFDGIGLMRIEFIITDWIGYHPLYLIKEGKETYFINKLADGIAKVASAIYPRPVVVRFSDFKSNEYRGLKGGEEFEPEERNPMLGWRGVSRYISPTYEPAFRLELRAIKKVREEFGLKNVWVMLPFVRTTWEVEKVLKIMESEGLQRNRDFKVWIMAEVPSVVLLADEFSKLVDGFSIGSNDLTQLVLGADRDSDLLARMGYFDERDPAVLKAIETLIKTAHKYGRTVSICGQGPSVYPELVEFLVKAGIDSISVNPDAVIRTRYMVASVERKVMLQRLAKLEEKLGKE
- a CDS encoding MFS transporter yields the protein MNQWKGIALAFALSLSSSVVSVSLPYMLLYLKGILAPSKTLPAQLVAIDLGALSTAFMLSRTVASSLSHLSRPSIASLTLLISLIGMAFSTSVPQLLIFRILQGSSLGLIWPHIEYSIAKSDRKSSNLALLNLFSNLGFSTGNLMGGFLILPTHPASVRIPFGVSALIALASLPLLVNLNVYKGRGSTSSAMKYLYLSALFSGIALGMRVSVLPTYIIQYVTASPKMYSIAMAIPGYTVLFVSYLIARKTDFLSIEKKLLLSSQLKFIQAISTSLIGFTRDYVALVLLLMLSRLGASTSVSISKAAQGEMGASVKHFGFRQTMFGLGNAIGPLVGSFLYTYLEGIGLGGGWVFAFSALMNVLSSYSLWKSMVHLRNS